In Saccharothrix violaceirubra, the following are encoded in one genomic region:
- a CDS encoding DUF4360 domain-containing protein encodes MLTTAAAAALALSAIVPVDSPIDSVPDYVTVQVVAVNGSGCPAGTAAVAASDDRTAFTVTYSQFLAQAGDSTSPTDFRKNCQLGLQLNYPQGFTFGVAQADYRGFAHLQSGATGLEQGNYYFQGTSPTARKSHSLRGPFSDNWQFTDSTEWSAIVYAPCGERKLLNVNAELRVNAGSSKGTSFIAMDSTDGRISTRYHFSWKRC; translated from the coding sequence ATGCTGACCACAGCGGCAGCCGCCGCGCTCGCCTTGTCGGCGATCGTGCCGGTCGACTCACCCATTGATTCGGTTCCGGACTACGTCACCGTCCAGGTCGTCGCCGTCAACGGCTCCGGTTGTCCCGCCGGTACCGCGGCCGTCGCCGCCTCCGACGACCGGACCGCGTTCACCGTCACCTACAGCCAGTTCCTGGCCCAGGCCGGCGACTCCACCTCGCCGACCGACTTCCGGAAGAACTGCCAGCTCGGGCTCCAGCTCAACTACCCCCAGGGCTTCACGTTCGGCGTGGCCCAGGCGGACTACCGGGGTTTCGCGCACCTCCAGTCGGGCGCGACCGGCCTGGAGCAGGGCAACTACTACTTCCAGGGCACCTCGCCGACGGCCCGTAAGTCGCACTCGCTGCGCGGCCCGTTCAGCGACAACTGGCAGTTCACCGACTCCACCGAGTGGAGTGCGATCGTCTACGCGCCGTGCGGCGAGCGCAAGCTGCTCAACGTCAACGCCGAATTGCGCGTCAACGCGGGTTCCTCGAAGGGCACCAGCTTCATCGCGATGGACTCGACCGACGGACGCATCAGCACCAGGTACCACTTCTCCTGGAAGCGCTGCTGA
- a CDS encoding GGDEF domain-containing protein produces the protein MRATSRFGITAALVLVSSVAASVAASFDLVRGDAAVVLDDLAQLATGLLATTTCLVTARTRAGADRWWRILMGLGMLGWSAGMALWTWYQLVEERAVPSPSLADAGYLSVVPFALAALSVIGNHRRSESPDALLDRRSRTARVVPLLDGVIVVASLFVLTWTTSLGGLVAAGNPDAGAFLVAIAYPITDLVLLVIVVVLGSDRKVVLRPPLLLLGLGLLGLAASDSAFAYLVSIQAPEVPPLANAGFVLGPAVVALAPLVPTGVRTGGSAAADHRRQWTYLSMPYVPLVLCTVLVLRRTLSGEGSGVDAVEIGCGFAVFVAVIVRQLVTIVDNARLAALLRDSELTLAHQAHHDPLTGLANRAVFERRLDEAMAAYHRDGTPFGLLFVDLDDFKAVNDKAGHAHGDVVLERAARLLHDCVRDTDVVARLGGDEFGVLVEGVEEPEKVAFRVLDALGSDISASVGVVICADHDPEATAQSVLRRADTAMYEAKRDGGRGLVIHP, from the coding sequence GTGCGCGCGACTTCACGGTTCGGGATCACGGCGGCACTCGTGCTCGTGTCGTCGGTCGCCGCTTCCGTCGCCGCCAGTTTCGACCTCGTGCGGGGCGACGCGGCCGTCGTGCTCGACGACCTCGCCCAGCTCGCCACCGGCCTGCTCGCCACGACGACGTGCCTGGTCACGGCGCGGACCCGCGCCGGGGCCGACCGCTGGTGGCGGATCCTGATGGGCCTGGGCATGCTCGGCTGGAGCGCGGGCATGGCGTTGTGGACGTGGTACCAGCTCGTCGAGGAGCGGGCCGTGCCGTCGCCGTCGCTCGCGGACGCGGGCTACCTGAGCGTCGTGCCGTTCGCGCTCGCGGCCCTGTCGGTGATCGGGAACCATCGGAGATCCGAATCCCCGGACGCCCTGCTGGACCGCCGGTCCCGCACCGCGCGCGTCGTGCCGCTGTTGGACGGCGTGATCGTGGTGGCGTCGCTGTTCGTGCTCACGTGGACGACGTCGCTGGGCGGACTCGTCGCGGCCGGGAATCCCGACGCGGGCGCGTTCCTGGTCGCGATCGCCTACCCGATCACCGACCTGGTGCTGCTGGTGATCGTCGTGGTGTTGGGTTCGGACCGGAAGGTGGTGCTGCGGCCCCCGCTGTTGTTGCTGGGCCTGGGACTGCTGGGGTTGGCGGCCTCCGACAGCGCGTTCGCGTACCTGGTGAGCATCCAGGCGCCGGAGGTGCCGCCGTTGGCCAACGCGGGTTTCGTGCTCGGACCGGCCGTGGTGGCGTTGGCGCCGCTCGTACCCACCGGCGTGCGCACGGGCGGGTCGGCCGCCGCGGACCACCGCCGGCAGTGGACCTACCTGTCGATGCCTTACGTGCCGTTGGTGCTGTGCACGGTCCTGGTGCTGCGCCGCACGCTCTCGGGCGAGGGGTCCGGTGTGGACGCGGTGGAGATCGGCTGCGGTTTCGCGGTGTTCGTCGCGGTGATCGTGCGGCAGTTGGTGACCATCGTGGACAACGCCCGACTGGCGGCGCTGCTGCGCGATTCGGAGCTGACGCTGGCGCACCAGGCGCACCACGACCCGCTCACGGGCCTGGCCAACCGCGCGGTGTTCGAGCGCCGGCTCGACGAGGCGATGGCCGCGTACCACCGCGACGGCACGCCGTTCGGGTTGCTGTTCGTGGACCTGGACGATTTCAAGGCGGTGAACGACAAGGCGGGGCACGCGCACGGCGACGTGGTGTTGGAGCGGGCGGCGCGGCTGCTGCACGACTGCGTGCGGGACACGGACGTGGTGGCACGGCTGGGCGGCGACGAGTTCGGCGTGCTGGTCGAGGGCGTCGAGGAGCCGGAGAAGGTGGCGTTCCGGGTGCTGGACGCGCTGGGTTCGGACATCAGCGCCAGCGTGGGCGTCGTGATCTGCGCCGACCACGACCCGGAGGCCACCGCACAGTCGGTCCTCAGACGCGCTGACACCGCCATGTACGAGGCCAAGCGCGACGGCGGTCGCGGCCTGGTCATCCACCCCTGA
- a CDS encoding DUF4360 domain-containing protein → MLNFAAAAALALSTIVFPPGGAPGSVPPPDHITIDVVTVNGSGCPAGTAAIAVSPDNKAFTVSYSAFLAQVGVGSQPTDFRKNCQINLRVNVPQGFTYGIAQADYRGFAHLEKGATGIERANYYFQGMSPTTYRTHSYSGAFSEDWQATDTTELAAIVYHPCGEKRNFNINTELRVNAGTSNTATTTSFMSMDSTDGSFDTKYHFAWKRCP, encoded by the coding sequence ATGCTGAATTTCGCGGCTGCTGCCGCTCTGGCCCTGTCGACGATCGTGTTCCCGCCCGGTGGTGCGCCCGGTTCCGTGCCGCCGCCGGACCACATCACGATCGACGTGGTGACGGTGAACGGCTCCGGCTGTCCGGCCGGGACGGCGGCGATCGCCGTGTCCCCGGACAACAAGGCGTTCACCGTGAGCTACAGCGCGTTCCTGGCGCAGGTCGGGGTCGGTTCCCAGCCGACCGACTTCCGCAAGAACTGCCAGATCAACCTGAGAGTGAACGTGCCGCAGGGATTCACCTACGGTATCGCCCAGGCCGACTACCGCGGTTTCGCACACCTGGAGAAGGGCGCGACCGGCATCGAACGCGCCAACTACTACTTCCAGGGCATGTCGCCGACGACCTACCGGACGCACAGCTACAGCGGTGCGTTCAGCGAGGACTGGCAGGCGACGGACACCACGGAACTCGCCGCGATCGTGTACCACCCGTGCGGTGAGAAGCGGAACTTCAACATCAACACGGAGCTGCGGGTCAACGCCGGTACGTCCAACACGGCGACGACGACCAGCTTCATGTCGATGGACTCGACGGACGGCAGCTTCGACACGAAGTACCACTTCGCCTGGAAGCGCTGCCCGTAG
- a CDS encoding MarR family winged helix-turn-helix transcriptional regulator, whose protein sequence is MAEQEVPAARDVRTEQDYERFARYRIAEIGCDAEAFGLSYNVLNLAYMMITDYEALVHRERGWTMPGFRLMFKLWVLGPTQPARLADLSGTTRSAMSNLINTLEKAGLVERTRDDQDRRVVFVALTEEGLRSVSGVFPKQNAREIRWFDVLDDAESAQLVELIRRVVAARPD, encoded by the coding sequence GTGGCAGAGCAGGAGGTTCCCGCCGCGCGGGACGTGCGCACGGAGCAGGACTACGAGCGGTTCGCCCGGTACCGGATCGCCGAGATCGGGTGCGACGCGGAGGCGTTCGGGTTGTCGTACAACGTCCTCAACCTGGCGTACATGATGATCACCGACTACGAGGCGCTGGTGCACCGCGAGCGCGGCTGGACGATGCCGGGCTTCCGGCTGATGTTCAAGCTGTGGGTGCTCGGCCCGACCCAGCCGGCGCGGCTGGCCGACCTGTCCGGCACGACCCGGTCGGCGATGTCGAACCTGATCAACACGCTGGAGAAGGCGGGTCTGGTCGAGCGGACGCGGGACGACCAGGACCGTCGCGTGGTGTTCGTGGCGCTGACCGAGGAGGGGCTGCGCTCGGTGTCCGGGGTGTTCCCCAAGCAGAACGCGCGGGAGATCCGCTGGTTCGACGTGCTCGACGACGCGGAATCCGCGCAATTGGTCGAACTCATCCGTAGGGTCGTGGCCGCCCGCCCGGACTAG
- a CDS encoding serine hydrolase: protein MTRLSVHVARRGAAPTAAVRDDEQHDAASTVKIAVLGALRGHDPDTPVPVVAEFPSGAGDRFSCDQAADSDPAVWARIGATAPLGWLADRMITHSSNLATNLCALHVGLPAVAGFWHAAATGSTGLARLIDDNAARRTGVHNTVTAADLVRVLWTLTDGELDVLARNVHRVDLAAGLPPGTRIAFKNGWDPGVRHSVGLVWPADAPPYAIAVCYTGPLADGRTAGDPAADVLARISHRMWQRRREPAAPLTAKT, encoded by the coding sequence GTGACCAGGCTGTCGGTGCACGTGGCGCGGCGCGGTGCGGCCCCGACCGCGGCCGTGCGCGACGACGAGCAGCACGACGCGGCGAGCACGGTGAAGATCGCGGTACTGGGGGCGTTACGCGGCCACGACCCGGACACGCCGGTGCCGGTGGTGGCGGAGTTCCCGTCGGGCGCGGGCGACCGGTTCTCCTGCGACCAGGCCGCCGACTCCGACCCGGCGGTGTGGGCCAGGATCGGTGCCACCGCACCGCTGGGCTGGTTGGCCGACCGGATGATCACCCATTCGTCGAACCTGGCCACGAACCTGTGCGCGCTGCACGTGGGACTGCCCGCCGTCGCCGGCTTCTGGCACGCGGCGGCCACCGGGAGCACCGGCCTGGCCCGGCTGATCGACGACAACGCGGCCCGGCGCACGGGCGTGCACAACACCGTGACGGCCGCCGACCTGGTCCGCGTGCTGTGGACCTTGACCGACGGCGAACTCGACGTCCTGGCCCGCAACGTCCACCGGGTCGACCTGGCGGCCGGCCTGCCACCGGGCACGCGGATCGCGTTCAAGAACGGCTGGGACCCGGGCGTGCGGCACAGCGTCGGCCTGGTCTGGCCGGCGGACGCCCCGCCGTACGCGATCGCCGTCTGCTACACCGGTCCCCTGGCCGACGGCCGCACGGCCGGCGACCCGGCGGCCGACGTCCTGGCCCGCATCTCCCACCGCATGTGGCAACGCCGCCGCGAACCGGCCGCACCCCTGACCGCCAAGACCTGA
- a CDS encoding cyclase family protein, whose translation MRRRSMLAGVATTVGGMIAAGTGTAGAAGAPGLRDHRLVSLSHVNDPDRTNVYPGDPAFKLTTITTVPEDGFYLQYVEQGEHTGTHWGAPAHFNSDEPAADELDVEDLFLPAVKIDVRDKARRDADYEVTVDDLQRWERKHGRIPNEAAVILWTGWEDRWGTPAFYNYDTQGRMHQPGFSLAAVQWLVRTGRLGRRGALGTDTFSPESALDAEYRVSKLLYREHRISLEILANLAKLPETGAHVLVGGTINRRGSGSPATVFAFVPRR comes from the coding sequence GTGCGCAGACGGTCGATGCTCGCGGGTGTGGCGACGACGGTGGGTGGCATGATCGCGGCGGGTACGGGCACGGCCGGTGCGGCCGGGGCGCCGGGGTTGCGGGACCACCGGTTGGTGAGCCTGTCGCACGTGAACGACCCGGACCGGACCAACGTCTATCCCGGGGACCCCGCGTTCAAGCTCACCACGATCACCACCGTCCCCGAGGACGGCTTCTACCTCCAGTACGTGGAGCAGGGCGAGCACACCGGCACGCACTGGGGGGCGCCCGCGCACTTCAACAGCGACGAGCCCGCGGCCGACGAACTCGACGTCGAGGACCTGTTCCTGCCCGCCGTGAAGATCGACGTGCGCGACAAGGCCCGGCGCGACGCCGACTACGAGGTCACCGTCGACGACCTCCAGCGCTGGGAGCGCAAGCACGGTCGCATCCCGAACGAGGCGGCCGTGATCCTGTGGACCGGCTGGGAGGACCGCTGGGGCACGCCCGCGTTCTACAACTACGACACGCAGGGGCGCATGCACCAGCCGGGCTTCTCGCTGGCCGCCGTGCAGTGGCTGGTGCGCACCGGGCGGCTGGGGCGGCGTGGTGCGCTGGGCACGGACACGTTCAGCCCGGAGTCGGCGCTGGACGCGGAGTACCGGGTGTCGAAGCTGCTCTACCGCGAGCACCGGATCAGCCTGGAGATCCTGGCCAACCTGGCGAAACTGCCGGAGACCGGGGCGCACGTCCTGGTCGGGGGCACGATCAACCGCCGCGGTTCCGGCTCGCCGGCGACCGTGTTCGCCTTCGTGCCCCGGCGCTGA